A DNA window from Bacteroides cellulosilyticus contains the following coding sequences:
- a CDS encoding DUF6805 domain-containing protein, giving the protein MNKRTVDFIQLGEMEPEREHKLRGKDTAVGELIGRKFRFSWNNRYSP; this is encoded by the coding sequence TTGAATAAGAGAACGGTTGACTTCATACAGTTAGGTGAAATGGAACCGGAAAGGGAACATAAGCTGCGGGGAAAAGATACGGCTGTGGGTGAGCTTATAGGACGTAAATTCCGGTTCAGCTGGAATAATAGATATTCCCCTTGA
- a CDS encoding glycoside hydrolase family 127 protein, with the protein MNIKKYFCGGLVLCLFLSCQQVARQVDTPVLSTKPFKMNEVVITKGPFKHAEEKEAAYLLELEPDRFLSGFRSEAGLVPKAPKYEGWESLGVAGQTLGHYMSACAMYYATSGDERFLQKLEYTINELDSCQQANGNGYLAATPGGKKIFAEVSAGNIYSQGFDLNGGWVPLYVMHKVLAGLIDAYQYARSEQALRIAEKLADWMYGTFYPLTEDQMQKVLACEFGGMNEALANLYAYTKNDKFLLLAQRFDNHKAIMDSLAIGVDDLEGKHANTQVPKMIGAARLYELTGSKRDSSIASFFWHTVVDNHSYVNGGNSDGEHFGTPRKLNERLSTSNTETCNTYNMLKLTRHLFSWQSLPEYSAYYERAVFNHILASQNPDDGMCTYYTPLISGGKKGYLSPFQSFCCCSGSGMENHVKYGDFIYSEGSDSSLFVNLFIPSRLTWTARDLVVTQDTDIPSSNKTVLTVKTEMPQSVVFRLRYPEWAESMSLKVNGKSVSLKASGNNYVSIEREWKDNDKLEITFGIKFYTVAMPDNEKRVGLFYGPVLLAGELGQEEPDMEKDIPVLVNNNKPVSEWLKKVSDSPLRFETKGVGEPKDVSLIPFYAMHHQHYVVYWDLFTTEEWKDMQEAYKNELKRLQDLDKLTVDYVVLGEMQPERDHNLRGKDIGTGISHRKKWRAAWIGGWFEFDMKVLPDVPQDLRVTYWGDETAHLEFDIYVDGKVLARQHLYRNKPGQFFEAVYPLPEDFWKDKEKITIRFKGVPGNWTGAVYNARVAKCE; encoded by the coding sequence ATGAATATCAAGAAATACTTTTGTGGCGGACTTGTTTTATGCCTGTTTCTGTCTTGTCAGCAAGTGGCAAGACAGGTAGATACTCCGGTTTTGTCGACAAAGCCATTTAAAATGAATGAGGTCGTCATAACTAAGGGGCCTTTTAAACACGCAGAAGAAAAGGAAGCTGCTTATTTGCTGGAACTGGAACCGGACCGCTTTCTCAGTGGTTTCCGGTCGGAAGCCGGGCTGGTTCCTAAAGCCCCCAAATATGAGGGATGGGAAAGTCTGGGAGTAGCCGGACAGACGCTGGGACATTATATGTCAGCTTGTGCCATGTACTATGCCACTTCGGGAGACGAGCGTTTTTTGCAGAAATTGGAATACACCATTAATGAACTGGATAGTTGTCAACAGGCGAACGGTAACGGCTACCTTGCAGCGACACCGGGTGGAAAGAAAATCTTTGCGGAAGTCTCAGCCGGAAATATCTACTCGCAAGGTTTCGATCTGAATGGTGGATGGGTGCCTCTGTATGTGATGCATAAAGTGCTGGCCGGGCTGATTGACGCTTATCAGTATGCCCGGAGTGAACAGGCATTGCGCATAGCTGAGAAGTTGGCTGACTGGATGTATGGCACATTCTATCCTCTTACCGAAGATCAAATGCAGAAAGTGCTGGCTTGTGAATTCGGGGGGATGAATGAGGCATTGGCTAACTTATATGCATACACAAAGAATGATAAGTTCCTGCTCCTGGCACAGCGTTTTGATAACCATAAAGCCATTATGGACTCTTTGGCGATAGGAGTTGACGACCTGGAAGGAAAACATGCCAATACCCAGGTTCCTAAAATGATTGGAGCGGCACGCCTGTATGAACTGACCGGAAGTAAACGCGATTCTTCGATAGCTTCTTTTTTCTGGCATACCGTAGTGGATAACCATTCTTATGTGAATGGTGGAAACAGTGATGGCGAACACTTTGGAACTCCCCGGAAGCTGAATGAACGGTTGAGTACCTCCAATACGGAAACCTGTAATACCTATAATATGCTGAAACTGACCCGGCATTTGTTTTCCTGGCAGTCACTGCCCGAGTATAGTGCCTATTATGAGAGAGCTGTGTTCAATCACATTCTGGCTTCCCAGAATCCTGATGATGGAATGTGTACCTATTATACTCCCTTAATATCCGGAGGTAAGAAAGGTTATTTGTCTCCTTTCCAGTCATTCTGTTGTTGCAGTGGTTCCGGTATGGAAAATCATGTGAAGTATGGTGACTTTATCTATTCCGAAGGAAGTGATTCCAGTCTTTTTGTGAATCTGTTCATCCCTTCCCGGCTGACCTGGACTGCCCGTGATCTGGTTGTTACGCAGGATACGGATATACCTTCTTCCAATAAAACAGTTCTGACGGTAAAGACAGAAATGCCACAGTCCGTCGTATTCCGCTTGCGCTATCCCGAATGGGCGGAATCAATGTCCCTTAAGGTCAATGGGAAATCAGTTTCGTTGAAAGCTTCCGGCAATAATTATGTTTCTATAGAGCGGGAGTGGAAAGATAACGACAAGCTGGAAATAACTTTCGGGATTAAGTTCTATACGGTTGCAATGCCCGACAATGAGAAGCGGGTGGGGCTTTTCTACGGACCTGTTTTGCTGGCAGGCGAGTTAGGACAGGAAGAGCCTGATATGGAGAAGGATATTCCCGTGTTGGTGAATAATAATAAACCGGTCAGTGAATGGCTGAAGAAAGTGTCCGATTCTCCTCTGCGCTTCGAGACAAAAGGTGTAGGAGAACCGAAAGATGTGTCATTGATTCCTTTCTATGCGATGCATCATCAGCACTATGTGGTTTATTGGGATTTGTTTACCACAGAAGAGTGGAAAGATATGCAGGAGGCTTACAAGAATGAATTGAAGCGGTTACAGGATTTGGATAAGCTGACGGTTGATTATGTCGTATTGGGTGAAATGCAGCCAGAAAGGGATCATAACCTGCGTGGAAAGGACATAGGTACCGGAATCTCACATCGCAAGAAGTGGCGGGCTGCCTGGATTGGCGGTTGGTTTGAGTTCGACATGAAAGTTTTGCCGGATGTTCCTCAGGACTTACGTGTCACTTATTGGGGGGATGAAACGGCACATTTGGAGTTTGATATCTATGTAGATGGTAAGGTTCTGGCAAGGCAACATCTTTATCGGAATAAGCCCGGTCAATTCTTTGAAGCGGTATATCCGTTACCCGAAGATTTCTGGAAAGATAAGGAGAAGATAACCATTCGTTTTAAAGGTGTACCCGGTAACTGGACAGGGGCGGTTTATAATGCACGTGTTGCGAAATGTGAGTAA
- a CDS encoding RagB/SusD family nutrient uptake outer membrane protein, translated as MKKHIFLAGVLMLLFSSCGDFLDYNENSDYDQNKLFNTTWSNTDFVTGIYAYLPGVLNDVDGALRSAGCDEAEYVWPTSAIHRYYDGSWSALRAVDDKWGHYYKAIRACNDYLEHGTGKDWKEFEFKKDYAKMMRKYRNLEWEVKALRAYYYFELVKRYNRIPLITKVLTEEEANNQEPVDYQTVINFIVRECDEVAEDGRLPAIYNADYDNETGRVSKIFALALKARALLYAASPLNNPNAETSPDKWIEAAKAAKKIIDASGSWNLSLVPFNQLLGTDNFKAAEMILIKRIGDTNELEKLNFPIGLEGGKSGNCPTQNLVDAYDMKEGQEMDEANPYANRDPRLAYTVLYHGGNTAYGKQVDVLPNGLNGLPQEGATKTGYYLSKFVNINVSLTANNTTTARHSMPLFRYAEVLLIYAEAMNEAYGPEGVTEELNISARTAINMVRGRTGLGIAALTVEDVPSKTAFRLALRKERMAELAFEDHRFWDIRRWKIGSETTKIKRVSISKAGEGLSFEYSVTADRTWDDSMYFYPIPQAEIYKNSKLVQNPGWK; from the coding sequence ATGAAAAAGCATATATTTCTTGCAGGAGTTCTGATGTTGTTGTTCTCCTCATGCGGTGACTTTCTGGATTATAATGAGAATTCGGACTATGACCAGAATAAACTATTCAATACAACCTGGTCCAATACAGACTTCGTAACGGGCATCTATGCCTATCTTCCGGGGGTTTTAAACGATGTGGACGGAGCCTTGCGCTCGGCAGGATGTGATGAAGCGGAATACGTGTGGCCCACTTCGGCCATTCACCGCTATTATGACGGAAGTTGGAGTGCATTGCGTGCTGTAGATGATAAATGGGGACATTATTACAAAGCTATCCGTGCTTGTAATGATTATCTGGAACATGGGACAGGCAAAGACTGGAAAGAGTTTGAGTTTAAAAAGGACTATGCCAAAATGATGCGCAAATACAGGAACCTGGAATGGGAAGTGAAAGCCCTGCGTGCTTATTACTATTTCGAACTGGTGAAGCGCTATAACAGAATCCCGCTGATAACTAAAGTCCTGACGGAAGAGGAAGCGAACAATCAGGAGCCGGTTGATTACCAGACTGTCATCAACTTTATAGTCAGAGAGTGTGACGAAGTAGCCGAAGATGGAAGACTGCCTGCCATTTATAATGCCGACTATGACAATGAAACCGGCCGTGTGTCCAAAATCTTTGCATTGGCGCTGAAAGCAAGAGCATTATTGTATGCTGCAAGCCCATTGAACAACCCGAATGCTGAAACCAGCCCGGATAAATGGATAGAGGCTGCAAAAGCCGCCAAGAAGATTATAGACGCTTCCGGCAGTTGGAACTTATCTTTGGTCCCGTTCAACCAACTGTTGGGCACCGACAATTTCAAAGCTGCAGAGATGATTCTGATTAAAAGAATAGGTGATACCAACGAACTGGAGAAACTGAACTTCCCCATTGGCCTGGAAGGCGGAAAGAGTGGTAACTGTCCTACACAGAACCTGGTGGATGCATATGATATGAAAGAAGGACAGGAAATGGACGAGGCGAATCCATACGCCAACAGAGACCCGCGGCTGGCCTATACCGTACTTTATCATGGTGGAAATACAGCTTATGGCAAACAAGTGGATGTGTTGCCGAATGGTCTCAACGGCTTGCCGCAGGAGGGAGCAACAAAGACCGGTTATTATCTGAGTAAGTTTGTCAATATCAATGTGAGCCTGACGGCCAATAATACGACTACTGCCCGTCATTCTATGCCATTGTTCAGATACGCTGAGGTGCTGTTGATTTATGCTGAGGCTATGAATGAAGCCTATGGTCCGGAAGGAGTTACGGAAGAGCTGAATATTTCAGCCCGGACTGCCATCAATATGGTACGCGGCAGAACCGGTTTGGGAATTGCTGCGCTGACTGTAGAAGATGTACCGTCGAAGACAGCGTTCCGTCTGGCTTTGCGAAAGGAACGGATGGCCGAGCTGGCTTTCGAAGATCATCGGTTCTGGGATATCCGCAGATGGAAAATCGGTTCGGAGACAACGAAGATTAAACGCGTCTCTATCAGCAAGGCCGGTGAAGGACTCTCTTTTGAGTACAGCGTGACTGCCGACCGTACTTGGGATGATAGTATGTATTTCTACCCGATTCCACAAGCTGAGATATACAAAAACTCTAAACTGGTTCAGAATCCCGGTTGGAAGTAA
- a CDS encoding SusC/RagA family TonB-linked outer membrane protein — protein sequence MRNIYKLSCALMFSCLSAYAQQDSAIVAKGERLLNLGYGVTVKAKESSAAISEVTGDEIMKSAATNPLNALYGKGLGLTVLQKGGTVWESVPTTMIRGLNSTRDNSILVIIDGFERDLSMITKEEIESVQILKDAAATALYGLRGANGVMLVTTKTGSRKKIDIHVNYEHHFNMLNRLPKFADGYTYAQAMNEALKNDGLSPMYDQTQLNGIKNNDPHYGNVDWMDEVLNKSGSTDNVFVTLSGGGKVARYFSSIDYLSYKGFIKPENIVDEYSSQLKYSKLSIRTNIDVDLTKSTLLSFKMSGMLAEHNRPNPLTGDIMSMIYNTPAAAFPIKTPYGEWGGSNVWTKNPVAEIAAKGYARSHQRLLFADMSIRQDLGMFLKGLSVDARIAYDNFCDYWDNYGMNYAYSVPNVSNPSSSEDYTLKGESTAASFSSSLGNQWSRFNLWGRVNYANAWNNHKLDVTLAASREQTILNGQHNTRNRINLLGHVHYVYADKYIADVAFSRNGSNLLAPAHRFGNFPAVSAAWVASNEDFLKDVAFLDLLKVRASWGLTGTDIMPESLMWNRKYGWANGYILGGEYNGASGLGEGRLPTTNMLYEKVAKANLGLDMSFLKSFDLTVELFKEKRTDMLVTPGDVSAVLGATNAFQNIGKVENKGVEIAANYHKEIKDFRFNVGGNFTFNRNKIIEMGEEYAPYEWMKATGRPVGQIFGYEAIGFFKDEQDIADSPKQNMSTVKPGDIKFRDLNGDKIIDEFDKKAIGYSSQVPEIYYSINLGIEYKGIGIDALVQGTGNYSAIASTSSLFRPLTGNTSISEYYYNNRWTPETPNAKFPRLSQGTNANNFNDNTVWLTNKSFLKLRHAELYYKFSKKLLASTPLQSAKLYVRASDFILFDHVDVCDPEAMGTSHPIPASIQVGFSVGF from the coding sequence ATGAGAAATATATATAAATTATCGTGTGCGTTAATGTTCTCTTGTCTGAGTGCATATGCACAACAAGATAGTGCAATTGTTGCTAAGGGGGAAAGACTTCTGAATTTAGGCTATGGCGTGACGGTAAAGGCTAAAGAATCCTCGGCTGCAATATCGGAAGTTACCGGAGATGAGATCATGAAAAGTGCTGCGACGAATCCTTTGAACGCCCTGTATGGCAAAGGATTGGGACTTACAGTACTGCAAAAAGGTGGTACGGTTTGGGAAAGTGTGCCTACCACTATGATTCGTGGCCTGAACTCTACACGTGATAACTCTATCCTGGTGATAATAGATGGTTTTGAAAGAGACTTGAGTATGATTACAAAGGAAGAGATAGAAAGCGTCCAGATATTGAAGGATGCGGCGGCTACTGCATTGTATGGCCTGCGTGGTGCCAATGGAGTGATGTTGGTGACAACCAAGACAGGTTCGAGGAAGAAGATCGATATCCATGTCAATTACGAACACCACTTTAATATGCTGAACCGTTTGCCGAAGTTTGCCGATGGATATACTTATGCGCAGGCAATGAATGAAGCGCTGAAGAATGACGGCTTGAGCCCGATGTATGACCAGACACAGTTGAACGGAATCAAGAACAACGATCCTCATTACGGCAATGTGGACTGGATGGATGAAGTTCTGAACAAATCCGGTTCTACCGACAATGTTTTCGTTACTTTGAGTGGTGGAGGAAAAGTGGCCAGATACTTCTCTTCTATAGACTATTTGTCCTATAAAGGCTTCATCAAACCGGAGAATATCGTTGACGAATATTCGTCACAGCTTAAGTATTCAAAGTTGAGTATAAGAACCAATATCGATGTAGATCTGACTAAATCGACCTTGCTTTCATTCAAGATGAGCGGTATGTTGGCAGAACATAACCGGCCGAACCCTTTGACGGGGGATATTATGAGTATGATTTACAATACTCCGGCAGCGGCTTTCCCAATTAAGACCCCTTATGGCGAGTGGGGTGGAAGTAATGTCTGGACAAAGAATCCGGTGGCGGAAATCGCAGCGAAAGGATACGCCAGAAGCCACCAGCGCCTTCTGTTTGCCGATATGTCTATCAGACAAGACTTGGGTATGTTCCTGAAAGGTCTTTCGGTAGATGCGCGCATTGCGTACGATAACTTTTGCGACTATTGGGATAATTATGGTATGAACTATGCGTATTCCGTACCTAATGTTTCCAATCCGTCTTCTTCGGAAGACTACACTTTGAAGGGTGAAAGTACGGCTGCTTCGTTTAGCTCTTCCCTCGGTAATCAGTGGAGCCGCTTCAATCTGTGGGGGAGGGTGAACTATGCCAATGCCTGGAATAATCATAAACTGGATGTGACACTTGCCGCTTCGCGCGAACAGACCATTCTGAACGGGCAGCATAACACCCGTAACCGTATCAACCTGTTGGGACATGTACATTATGTGTATGCTGATAAATACATTGCAGACGTTGCCTTTTCGCGTAACGGCTCTAACTTGTTGGCTCCTGCCCATCGCTTTGGGAATTTCCCGGCTGTTTCGGCTGCATGGGTAGCCTCTAATGAGGATTTCCTGAAAGACGTCGCTTTTCTGGATCTTCTGAAAGTCCGTGCTTCCTGGGGACTGACCGGTACGGATATCATGCCGGAGTCTTTGATGTGGAATCGCAAGTATGGTTGGGCTAACGGATACATTCTGGGGGGTGAATACAATGGTGCCAGCGGATTGGGAGAAGGACGTCTGCCGACTACGAACATGTTGTATGAGAAGGTTGCCAAGGCTAATCTGGGATTGGATATGTCTTTTCTCAAGTCTTTCGACCTGACCGTTGAACTGTTCAAAGAGAAGAGAACGGATATGCTGGTTACTCCCGGTGATGTTTCGGCTGTGTTGGGTGCCACCAACGCTTTTCAGAATATAGGAAAAGTAGAGAATAAGGGTGTTGAAATTGCGGCGAACTATCATAAAGAGATAAAGGATTTCCGGTTTAATGTAGGCGGCAATTTCACTTTTAATCGCAATAAGATTATTGAAATGGGTGAGGAGTATGCTCCTTATGAATGGATGAAAGCTACAGGACGGCCAGTCGGACAAATCTTCGGTTACGAAGCAATCGGTTTCTTTAAGGATGAACAGGACATTGCCGACAGTCCTAAGCAGAACATGTCGACTGTGAAGCCGGGTGATATTAAGTTCAGGGATCTGAATGGTGATAAGATTATTGATGAATTTGATAAGAAAGCTATCGGTTATAGTAGTCAGGTTCCTGAAATTTATTACTCCATCAATCTTGGGATAGAATATAAGGGAATCGGTATCGATGCATTGGTGCAGGGAACAGGCAACTATTCTGCCATAGCTTCTACGTCGAGCTTGTTCCGCCCTCTGACGGGTAATACTTCTATCTCAGAGTATTATTACAACAACCGTTGGACGCCCGAAACGCCGAATGCTAAATTCCCAAGATTATCACAGGGAACAAATGCCAATAACTTCAATGACAATACGGTGTGGTTGACCAATAAATCTTTCCTGAAGTTGCGTCATGCCGAGTTATATTATAAGTTCTCTAAAAAGTTACTGGCTTCTACGCCTTTGCAATCAGCGAAACTCTACGTTAGGGCTTCCGATTTTATCTTGTTTGACCACGTAGATGTGTGTGATCCTGAGGCAATGGGAACCTCTCATCCTATTCCGGCATCTATTCAGGTTGGCTTCTCGGTCGGTTTTTAA
- a CDS encoding glycosyl hydrolase, with amino-acid sequence MKRLLLMLMIGCGLTLGIIADAEAQSAAKEVLRIPKAPLFRDPIHDGAADPMVIYNEQEKAWYMFYTNRRANVSTQGTNWCYGTSIGVAVSTDNGKNWEYAGALDLEFERGKNTFWAPHVVYDKGVYHLFVTYIRGIHESWSGIGKIAHYTSKNLWDWKLCGLIPLANNDALLDATVYKKPDGKWGMWYKNSRIGYTVEAVSDDLYHWKNVPGITIGDVPHEAPFVFCYKQYYWMLIDQWNGFGVYRSADAEKWEKQSVILGKKGERKDDNVRASHPGVVVAGDKAYVFYFTHPGWEKEGGWGDETGKLDEAGVLPYIYRRSSIQVAELKVNGAGVMTCDRDTPFDFYLPNASN; translated from the coding sequence ATGAAACGATTATTGTTGATGCTCATGATAGGATGCGGACTGACTTTGGGTATCATAGCAGATGCAGAAGCCCAATCGGCCGCAAAGGAAGTATTGAGAATACCTAAAGCTCCTCTGTTCAGAGACCCGATTCATGACGGAGCGGCAGATCCGATGGTGATATATAATGAACAGGAGAAAGCATGGTATATGTTTTATACCAATCGTCGTGCCAACGTTTCTACGCAAGGAACAAACTGGTGTTATGGTACCAGTATCGGCGTGGCGGTCAGTACGGACAACGGGAAGAACTGGGAATATGCCGGTGCATTGGATCTGGAGTTTGAACGTGGGAAAAATACATTCTGGGCTCCCCATGTAGTGTACGATAAAGGAGTATACCATTTGTTTGTCACTTATATCAGAGGCATACACGAGTCTTGGTCGGGCATTGGCAAGATAGCCCATTATACAAGTAAAAACCTATGGGACTGGAAACTTTGCGGACTGATTCCTCTGGCGAATAATGATGCGTTGCTGGATGCTACGGTTTATAAGAAACCTGACGGAAAGTGGGGAATGTGGTATAAAAACTCCCGTATAGGCTATACGGTAGAGGCTGTGAGCGATGACTTGTATCATTGGAAGAATGTCCCCGGCATTACTATCGGTGACGTTCCGCATGAAGCTCCGTTTGTTTTCTGTTACAAACAATATTACTGGATGCTGATTGACCAATGGAATGGCTTCGGGGTATACCGTTCTGCAGATGCGGAGAAGTGGGAAAAGCAAAGCGTCATTTTGGGTAAGAAAGGGGAGCGTAAGGATGATAATGTCCGGGCCAGTCATCCGGGAGTCGTAGTCGCCGGAGATAAAGCTTATGTATTCTACTTCACCCATCCGGGCTGGGAGAAAGAAGGTGGATGGGGTGATGAAACGGGTAAACTGGACGAGGCCGGGGTATTGCCCTATATCTATCGCCGTTCTTCCATACAAGTAGCCGAGTTGAAGGTGAACGGGGCGGGAGTGATGACTTGTGATAGAGATACTCCTTTTGATTTCTATCTGCCCAATGCGTCAAACTAA
- a CDS encoding sialidase family protein, giving the protein MRMKGLKEVIIISLLLVWGCSAGMAQEYDINPPGVVIHNAPAITHEYVGSPSIVIMPDGTYIASHDYFGKKLSDTYVYISKDRGNTWERIAELKLLTWATLFNRGEELYLIGIRPRETIGYGDFVVRKSLDYGYTWTDPKDEKSGLIRRGFYHCAPVPVVRHKGKYWRAMENMGQAWGWGPFSALMTSISCKADLLDAAQWVFSNEIKYDSSWKEGATAWLEGNAVVTPKGEVKDILRVAYNPDDLAAMVSVSADGRTMTFDPQTDFIRLPGASKKFTIRYDKKSRKYWTLSNFVLQKDRSGADNGGIRNTQVLMYSNDLKEWCIKDTLLTCGHPELYGFQYVDWQFDGEDIIFVSRTAWRDKTGNPPRQHDANYLTFHRIHDFRALKKK; this is encoded by the coding sequence ATGAGAATGAAAGGATTGAAGGAAGTTATCATAATCAGCTTGTTGCTTGTGTGGGGATGCTCTGCGGGTATGGCTCAGGAATATGATATAAACCCGCCCGGAGTGGTGATACACAATGCACCGGCAATCACCCATGAATATGTCGGCTCACCGAGTATCGTTATTATGCCGGACGGCACTTATATAGCTTCGCATGATTACTTTGGTAAAAAACTGTCAGATACGTATGTCTATATATCCAAAGACCGTGGAAACACCTGGGAACGGATAGCGGAGCTAAAACTCCTGACCTGGGCTACGTTGTTTAACCGTGGCGAAGAATTATATCTGATAGGTATCAGGCCCAGGGAAACGATCGGATACGGTGACTTTGTAGTCCGTAAGTCATTGGATTACGGGTATACATGGACAGACCCCAAAGACGAAAAGTCCGGTCTTATTCGCCGTGGCTTTTATCATTGCGCACCCGTTCCGGTGGTTCGTCATAAAGGGAAGTACTGGCGTGCGATGGAGAATATGGGACAGGCCTGGGGGTGGGGACCTTTTTCTGCGTTGATGACTTCTATCTCCTGCAAGGCTGACTTGCTGGATGCGGCACAGTGGGTTTTTAGTAATGAAATCAAGTATGATTCTTCCTGGAAAGAAGGGGCTACGGCATGGCTGGAAGGCAATGCCGTAGTCACCCCCAAAGGGGAAGTGAAGGATATTCTGCGGGTAGCTTATAACCCGGATGATTTGGCTGCGATGGTTTCGGTTTCAGCAGACGGGAGGACGATGACATTTGATCCTCAAACAGACTTTATAAGATTGCCGGGTGCTTCAAAGAAGTTCACCATTCGTTACGATAAGAAAAGCAGGAAGTACTGGACGTTATCTAACTTTGTATTACAGAAAGATCGTTCCGGGGCAGACAATGGAGGGATACGTAATACACAGGTGCTGATGTACTCAAACGACCTGAAGGAATGGTGTATTAAAGATACTTTACTGACGTGCGGACATCCGGAGCTGTATGGCTTTCAATATGTTGACTGGCAGTTTGATGGAGAGGATATCATTTTCGTCTCCCGCACGGCGTGGAGGGATAAAACAGGAAATCCACCGAGACAACATGATGCCAATTACCTGACTTTCCATCGTATTCATGATTTTCGTGCTTTGAAAAAGAAATAG